The Burkholderia mayonis DNA window GCTGAAGAGCGCGTTCTGCGTGCCGAGCAGATACTTGAGGAAGTACTCGTGCCCCTTGCCCGAGCTGCCGAGAATGTTCGAGCGCCACACGAACATGTTGCGCGGGAAGTTCGCGGGATTGTCGGGATCGTCGCACGCGAACGCGAGCTTGCCGCTCTTCAGCATCTCGACCGCGTATGCGACGGGCTCCTTGCCCGCGCGCTCGGCTTCGTCGACGACGTCGAGCGGATTTCTTTCGAGCTGCGGCGCCGACGGCAGCCAGCCCATCCGCTCGGACTTCGCGTTCAGGTCGAGCAGCGTCATGCCTTCGTACTTCGAACGATCGGCGGTCGGCCCGAGGATCTCGTCGACCGCGAGCTTTTCATGGCGCCATTGGCTCGTGTGGCTGTAGAAGAACGACGTGCCGTTCATCTGGCGCGGCGGGCGCGACCAGTCGAGCGCGAACGCGAGCGGCGCCCAGCCGAACTGCGGACGCAGTTTCTCCTGGCCGACGTAGTGCGCCCAGCCGCCGCCGCTCTGGCCGATGCAGCCGCACATCATCAGGAGGTTGATGATGCCGCGGTAGATCATGTCGTTGTGATACCAGTGGTTGAGCGCCGCGCCGACGATCACCATGCTCTTGCCGCGCGTTCTGTCCGCGTTGTCGGCGAATTCGCGCGCGACCTGGATCACGAGATGGCGCGCGACGCCCGTGTGCTTTTCCTGCCACGCGGGCGTGTACGGCACGTCGTCGTCGAAGCTCGCCGCGACGTTCGGTCCGCCGAGGCCCTGGTCGACGCCGTAGTTCGCCATCTGCAGGTCGTAGACGGTCGCGACGAGCGCGGTCGTGCCGTCGGCGAGCGCGACGCGCTTCGCGGGCACGCGGCGCGCGAGCAGCGATTCGTGCTCGCCGCCGAAGTAGGGGAAGCCGACGTCGACGACTTCATCGTGCGCGTTGACGAGCGACAGCTTCGGATCGATTGCGCGGCCGCTGCCGCCGTCCTTCATTTCGAGATTCCAGCGGCCGACCTTCTCGCCGCCGTTGTGCGCGGCTTCGCCCCAGCGAAAGCCGATCGAGCCGTTCGGCGCGACGATGTCGCCCGTCGCGGCGTCGATCGCGAGCGTCTTCCATTCGGGATGATTCGCTTCGGCGAGCGAGTCGGCGAGATGCGACGCGCGCAGGAAGTGATCGGGCACGCGCATGCCGTCGCGCTCGCGCAGCAGCACGAGCATCGGCATGTCCGTGTACTGCTTCACGTAGTCGCGGAAGTACGCGGACTTGCCGGCCGCGTGGAATTCCTTCAGCACGACGTGGCCCATCGCCATCGCGAGCGCGGCGTCGGTGCCTTGCTTCGGCGCGAGCCAGATGTCGCCGAACTTGACCATCTCGCCGTAGTCGGACGAGATCGCGACCGTCTTCGTCCCCTTGTAGCGGACCTCGGTGTAGAAGTGCGCGTCGGGGGTGCGCGTCTGCGGCACGTTCGAGCCCCAGACGAGCAGGTAGCTCGAGTTGTACCAGTCGGCCGATTCGGGCACGTCGGTCTGCTCGCCCCACACCTGCGGGCTCGCGGGCGGCAGGTCGCAGTACCAGTCGTAGAACGACAGGCACGCGCCGCCGATGAGGCTCAGATAGCGCGCGCCCGCCGCGTACGACACCATCGACATCGCCGGAATCGGCGAGAAGCCGACGACGCGATCCGGCCCGTAGCGCTTGATCGTGTACGCGTTCGCGGCGGCGATGATCTCGGTCGCGGTGTTCCAGTCCGCGCGCACGAAGCCGCCGAGGCCGCGCACGCTCTTGTAGCGGCGCGCCTTCTCGGGATTCTGGCTGATCGATTCCCATGCGGCGATCGGGTCCATCGTCTTGCGCGCCTCGCGCCACATCTCCATCAGGCGGCCGCGGATCATCGGGTATTTGACGCGCTGCGCGGAGTAGACGTACCAGCTGTACGACGCGCCGCGCGGGCAGCCGCGCGGCTCGTGATTCGGCAGGTCGGCGCGGGTGCGCGGATAGTCGGTCTGCTGGGTTTCCCACGTGATGAGGCCGTTCTTCACATAGACCTTCCACGAGCAGGAGCCGGTGCAGTTCACGCCGTGCGTCGAGCGGACGATCTTGTCGTGCTGCCAGCGGCTGCGGTAGCCGTTTTCCCAGCGCCGATCCTCGTCGACGACGGCGCCGTGGCCGTCGGAGAACGTGGATTTCACGCGCGACATGAACTTCAGCCGATCCAGAAAATGACTCATCGTGTGTTTCTCCAAGGGCATCCGCGGTCGCCCCAGGGTGCTGCGAATGCTTGTGTCAGGGGACACTCCGAGATTACGGCGCGTGCGCTTGCGCGCCCATTCGCCGATGGAGCGGGAAAGGGGAGGGAAAAGAACTAGTTCGAAAGAACTAGAGGGCGCGATGCGCCCTCGTGAAATGCGGGTTGGATGCAGCCACGCGAATGCGGCCGCGTGTCGCAGCGCGCCGCATCCGGAAACGGTCGGCGTCAGCGCGCGTTCAGCACGGCATCGACGCGTTGCGGCGCGCGTAGAACCACCACGTGATCGCGACGCACGACACGTAGAACACGATGAAGCACGCGAGCGCGGGCACGGCCGAACCTGTCATGTCGAGCGACGTGCCGAAGCTCTTCGGAATGAAGAAGCCGCCGTATGCGCCGATCGCGCCCGAGAAGCCGAGCACCGCGGCCGATTCCTTGCCGGCGTCGAGGAGCGCCTGCTTCTGCGCGGCTTCGTCCTGGCCCTGCGCGGCGCGC harbors:
- a CDS encoding nitrate reductase subunit alpha; the protein is MSHFLDRLKFMSRVKSTFSDGHGAVVDEDRRWENGYRSRWQHDKIVRSTHGVNCTGSCSWKVYVKNGLITWETQQTDYPRTRADLPNHEPRGCPRGASYSWYVYSAQRVKYPMIRGRLMEMWREARKTMDPIAAWESISQNPEKARRYKSVRGLGGFVRADWNTATEIIAAANAYTIKRYGPDRVVGFSPIPAMSMVSYAAGARYLSLIGGACLSFYDWYCDLPPASPQVWGEQTDVPESADWYNSSYLLVWGSNVPQTRTPDAHFYTEVRYKGTKTVAISSDYGEMVKFGDIWLAPKQGTDAALAMAMGHVVLKEFHAAGKSAYFRDYVKQYTDMPMLVLLRERDGMRVPDHFLRASHLADSLAEANHPEWKTLAIDAATGDIVAPNGSIGFRWGEAAHNGGEKVGRWNLEMKDGGSGRAIDPKLSLVNAHDEVVDVGFPYFGGEHESLLARRVPAKRVALADGTTALVATVYDLQMANYGVDQGLGGPNVAASFDDDVPYTPAWQEKHTGVARHLVIQVAREFADNADRTRGKSMVIVGAALNHWYHNDMIYRGIINLLMMCGCIGQSGGGWAHYVGQEKLRPQFGWAPLAFALDWSRPPRQMNGTSFFYSHTSQWRHEKLAVDEILGPTADRSKYEGMTLLDLNAKSERMGWLPSAPQLERNPLDVVDEAERAGKEPVAYAVEMLKSGKLAFACDDPDNPANFPRNMFVWRSNILGSSGKGHEYFLKYLLGTQNALFSDEADALKPSEVNVRDAAEGKLDLLTVLDFRMSTTCLYGDIVLPTATWYEKDDLNTSDMHPFIHPLSEAVQPLWESKTDWEIYKTIAKKFSEIAGPYLGTRRDLVCTPLMHDTPGELGQPFEPKDWRRGECDLIPGKTAPSMTVVERNYGDIYKKFTSIGPLLDKLGNGGKGINWNTEHEVKEIGALSDTVAEPGVSRGRPRLDTAIDAAEMILTFAPETNGHVAVKAWDALSKITGRDHAHLAIGREHDKIRFRDVQAQPRKIISAPTWSGLESEEVSYNAGYTNVHELIPWRTLTGRQQFYQDHRWMLDFGEGSCAYRPAIDTKTVAPLHKRMPNGQPELVLNWITPHQKWGIHSTYSDNLRMLTLSRGGPHVWISEAEAQQAGISDNDWVEVFNVNGTLTARAVVSQRVPAGMCLMYHAQEKIVNVPGAETSGKRGGIHNSVTRTVTKPTHMIGGYAQQAYGFNYYGTVGSNRDEYVIVRKMNRVDWLEEPLNEGAAQ